In Trifolium pratense cultivar HEN17-A07 linkage group LG7, ARS_RC_1.1, whole genome shotgun sequence, a genomic segment contains:
- the LOC123894927 gene encoding probable leucine-rich repeat receptor-like serine/threonine-protein kinase At3g14840, with product MNTSSQFLFFSLTVIWFISLTAFGAKTIHPDEKEALKAIAKALGKKDWNFDIDPCSNKPNWVTPPIPKVLDNNVTCDCSIAGDNYCHVIWISLKGQSLQGTLPPELSRLRYLQMIDLARNYLCGPIPKEWGSLTNIYKFALLGNRLTGPILVEIANLTNLQIFELFNNQLSGTLPPELGYLPKIQDLRLSSNKFSGEIPATFAKLTTLLDFRIEDNHFSGKIPDFIQNWKNIDTLIIQGSGLSGPIPSGISLLRNLTDLRISDLKGTESSPFPQLNNLTLLNRLILRNCNINGKLPEYIGNLKALKHLDLSFNKLSGPIPRSYADINSLKYIFLTGNLLTGPVPDWRTNVSVDLSYNNFSISQGSQICNAANVNLFSPSWARNDTGTTSCLRLQCPKPSTSLYINCGGKQATINGTRYDDDSDSPAPAKLYVSPTGNWASSTTGIFIESVNLGETYSPQNITKLTMVDAELYTNARVSPISLTYYGFCLANGAYWVNLHFAEIMFPNDKSYHSLGRRVFDIYIQGNLVQKDFNIAEEAGGVGKKVIKLFNDVDVTSNTLEIRLYWAGKGTQSLPDKSVYGPLISAISVKKFA from the exons ATGAACACTTCCTCTCAGTTTCTGTTCTTTTCATTAACTGTCATTTGGTTCATATCTCTAACAGCTTTTGGAGCTAAAACTATTCATCCAGATGAAA AGGAAGCTCTTAAAGCTATAGCTAAAGCACTTGGTAAGAAGGATTGGAATTTTGACATAGATCCATGTAGCAACAAACCTAACTGGGTTACGCCGCCCATACCGAAAGTCTTAGATAACAATGTCACTTGTGACTGCTCTATTGCTGGTGACAACTACTGCCATGTTATTTGGAT AAGTTTGAAAGGGCAAAGTCTCCAAGGCACTCTCCCACCGGAACTGAGCAGGTTGCGTTACCTTCAAATGAT TGACCTCGCTCGCAATTACTTGTGCGGTCCAATTCCTAAAGAATGGGGCTCTCTGACGAATATTTATAAATT TGCTCTCCTCGGGAATCGTTTAACGGGTCCAATACTAGTGGAGATTGCAAACTTAACTAATCTCCAAATCTT CGAGTTATTTAACAATCAATTGTCTGGAACCCTTCCTCCGGAGCTTGGGTATCTACCGAAAATTCAAGACCT GCGACTTTCCTCTAACAAGTTTTCTGGAGAAATACCTGCGACATTTGCTAAGCTCACTACATTGCTTGATTT CCGAATTGAGGACAACCACTTCTCCGGAAAGATACCTGATTTTATCCAGAACTGGAAAAATATCGATACACT AATCATTCAAGGGAGTGGATTAAGTGGCCCGATTCCGTCTGGAATATCACTTTTGAGAAACTTAACCGACTT GAGAATTAGTGATTTGAAAGGAACTGAATCTTCACCTTTTCCACAACTTAATAATCTGACATTGTTAAACAGACT GATTCTGAGGAATTGCAACATCAATGGAAAACTACCTGAATATATTGGGAATTTGAAAGCATTAAAACACTT AGACCTCAGCTTTAATAAATTAAGTGGACCAATTCCAAGGAGCTATGCTGACATCAACAGTTTGAAATACAT ATTTTTAACCGGAAACCTTCTGACTGGACCAGTGCCTGATTGGAGAACGAATGTCAGCGT AGATCTTTCATACAATAACTTCAGCATCAGCCAAGGGAGTCAAATATGTAATGCTGCAAATGT GAACTTATTCTCTCCCTCATGGGCACGCAATGACAC AGGAACAACTTCTTGTTTGCGCTTACAATGTCCCAAAC CATCAACCTCTCTTTATATAAATTGTGGCGGAAAGCAAGCAACAATCAACGGAACAAGATATGATGATGATTCAGATTCACCTGCACCAGCTAAACTCTATGTCAGTCCAACAGGAAATTGGGCATCTAGCACCACTGGTATATTCATTGAAAGTGTTAACCTTGGAGAAACTTATTCCCCGCAAAATATCACTAAACTTACTATGGTGGATGCTGAATTGTACACGAACGCACGTGTTTCTCCTATTTCTTTGACTTATTACGGGTTTTGCCTCGCAAATGGAGCCTACTGGGTAAATCTACATTTTGCTGAAATAATGTTCCCAAACGATAAAAGTTATCATAGTCTTGGAAGGCGTGTATTCGATATCTACATTCAG GGAAATTTGGTGCAAAAGGACTTTAATATTGCAGAAGAAGCAGGAGGAGTTGGTAAGAAAGTCATAAAACTGTTCAACGATGTTGATGTTACTAGTAATACCTTGGAGATCCGCTTGTATTGGGCTGGAAAAGGGACACAATCCCTCCCGGATAAATCAGTATACGGTCCTCTTATATCAGCTATATCAGTCAAAAAATTTGCTTAG
- the LOC123894931 gene encoding probable leucine-rich repeat receptor-like serine/threonine-protein kinase At3g14840 produces MIDLARNYLSGPIPKEWGSLTNIYKFALLGNRLTGPIPVEIANLTNLQIFELFNNQLSGTLPPEIGYLPKIQDLRLSSNKFSGEIPATFAKLTTLLDFRIEDNHFSGKIPDFIQNWKNIDTLIIQGSGLSGPIPSGISLLRNLTDLRISDLKGTESSPFPQLNNLTLLNRLILRNCNINGKLPEYIGNLKALKHLFSLK; encoded by the exons ATGAT TGACCTCGCTCGCAATTACTTGAGCGGTCCAATTCCTAAAGAATGGGGCTCTCTGACGAATATTTATAAATT TGCTCTCCTCGGGAATCGTTTAACGGGTCCAATACCAGTGGAGATTGCAAACTTAACTAATCTCCAAATCTT CGAGTTATTTAACAATCAATTGTCTGGAACTCTTCCGCCGGAGATTGGGTATCTGCCGAAAATTCAAGACCT GCGACTTTCCTCTAACAAGTTTTCTGGAGAAATACCTGCGACATTTGCCAAGCTCACTACATTGCTAGATTT CCGAATTGAAGACAACCACTTCTCCGGAAAGATACCTGATTTTATCCAGAACTGGAAAAATATCGATACACT AATCATTCAAGGGAGTGGATTAAGTGGGCCGATTCCGTCTGGAATATCACTTTTGAGAAACTTAACTGACTT GAGAATTAGTGATCTGAAAGGAACTGAATCTTCACCTTTTCCACAACTTAATAATCTGACATTGTTAAACAGACT GATTCTGAGGAATTGCAACATCAATGGAAAACTACCTGAATATATTGGGAATTTGAAAGCATTAAAACACTTGTTCTCTCTAAAGTAA